From a region of the Coprococcus comes ATCC 27758 genome:
- a CDS encoding cell division topological specificity factor MinE: protein MHVFERGMHHSSVRIAKERLKSLLVSDRVQCQPDTYELLCGELYHTIGKYMKITEDNFKVEITRSQIRINLTGEKS from the coding sequence ATGCATGTATTTGAAAGAGGTATGCACCATTCATCTGTCCGCATTGCAAAAGAACGTTTGAAAAGCCTTCTTGTTTCGGACCGGGTGCAGTGTCAGCCAGATACTTATGAACTTTTGTGCGGAGAATTATACCACACAATCGGAAAATACATGAAGATAACCGAAGATAATTTTAAAGTGGAAATAACACGTTCACAGATTAGAATCAACTTGACAGGAGAAAAATCGTGA
- the minD gene encoding septum site-determining protein MinD, whose amino-acid sequence MGEIIVVTSGKGGVGKTTTTANIGAGLSRLGKKVLVIDTDLGLRNLDVVMGLENRIVYNLVDVIEGGCRLKQAMISDKRHENLYLLPSAQTKDKSAITPEQMIKLTNELRDEFDYVLLDCPAGIEQGFQNAIAGADRAFVVTTPEVSSIRDADRIIGLLEQNHMKKLNLIINRIRMDMVKRGEMMSVEDVTEILPIDLIGAIPDDEQVVIGTNQGEAVVDMDSLAGKAYTNICRRITGEEVPFLDLDKQESLFYKLSHMFKRN is encoded by the coding sequence ATGGGTGAAATTATTGTAGTGACATCGGGAAAAGGCGGTGTCGGAAAAACAACAACGACAGCAAATATAGGTGCCGGACTTTCAAGGCTCGGAAAAAAGGTACTGGTGATCGATACGGATCTGGGGCTTCGGAATCTGGATGTTGTCATGGGACTTGAAAACCGGATCGTATATAATCTGGTCGACGTGATCGAAGGTGGCTGTCGTTTGAAGCAGGCGATGATCAGTGATAAGCGTCATGAAAATCTGTATCTGCTGCCATCGGCACAGACAAAGGATAAGTCAGCGATCACACCGGAGCAGATGATCAAGCTTACAAATGAGCTTCGAGATGAATTTGATTACGTTTTACTGGATTGTCCGGCAGGGATTGAGCAGGGATTCCAGAATGCGATTGCCGGAGCTGACAGAGCATTTGTTGTGACAACGCCAGAAGTATCCTCCATTCGTGATGCTGACCGCATCATTGGGCTGCTGGAGCAGAATCACATGAAAAAACTGAATCTTATTATTAACCGTATCAGGATGGATATGGTGAAAAGAGGAGAGATGATGTCAGTAGAAGATGTGACAGAGATTCTTCCTATCGATCTGATCGGAGCAATTCCGGATGATGAACAGGTCGTGATCGGAACGAACCAGGGAGAGGCGGTTGTAGATATGGATTCGCTGGCAGGAAAAGCATATACCAATATCTGCCGGCGTATAACCGGTGAAGAAGTGCCATTTCTCGATCTGGATAAACAGGAAAGTTTGTTTTACAAACTTTCCCATATGTTTAAAAGAAATTAG
- the minC gene encoding septum site-determining protein MinC encodes MKQKVIIKSNKYGLIVHMDPDAEYTEILKELREKFTESARFFKDATMAVTFEGRILTKPQEEEVIGLITDVAHIHIVCIFDANENTERLYKKVVEDSLNSLTRKEGQFYKGTLRQRQVLETEQSIIILGDVEFGATVVSKGNIVVLGAVRGTVHAGATGDRNAFITALSMRPHVMKIADIVSTHTYLQDETVRPSIARLDGKRIYIDPLENLEW; translated from the coding sequence ATGAAACAGAAAGTCATCATTAAAAGTAATAAATACGGTCTGATTGTTCATATGGATCCTGATGCAGAGTATACAGAGATTCTGAAGGAATTGAGAGAAAAATTTACCGAATCTGCCCGCTTTTTCAAAGATGCGACCATGGCGGTTACGTTTGAAGGGCGGATTCTTACAAAACCACAGGAAGAAGAGGTCATTGGTCTGATCACTGATGTCGCTCATATCCATATTGTCTGTATTTTTGATGCTAATGAAAATACAGAAAGATTATACAAAAAAGTAGTAGAAGACTCTCTTAACAGTTTAACCAGAAAAGAAGGTCAGTTCTACAAAGGTACGCTCAGACAAAGGCAGGTACTGGAGACAGAACAGAGTATTATTATACTTGGCGATGTAGAGTTTGGTGCAACCGTAGTATCCAAGGGCAATATTGTTGTGCTGGGTGCGGTAAGGGGAACGGTACATGCCGGGGCAACAGGAGATCGGAATGCGTTTATTACGGCGTTGTCGATGAGACCGCATGTAATGAAGATTGCAGATATTGTATCAACACATACATATCTTCAAGACGAAACCGTAAGACCAAGTATCGCCCGTCTTGACGGCAAGCGCATTTATATCGATCCACTGGAGAATTTAGAGTGGTAG
- a CDS encoding D-alanyl-D-alanine carboxypeptidase family protein, translated as MRCISRAKSAALVCVASISLFTGGCIGGKGATPVTAYELKNYNQDLYQGKLYAEELCVAQNDVALQGYTEDNELHSAALFDLTGERVLYSYKAHERLYPASTTKIMTALLAIENANLDDQVTISGNADASSFSADAQVCGLAKGEVWTLRDLLGALLLYSGNDAATAIAEYVGGSEEAFVNMMNRRAQELMANGTHFMNPHGLHDDNHYTTAYDLYLIFNECIKHEDFVNIIQSEAYTAYYTDVDGNSQEVLFTPTNLYAQGEVDVPENVTIVGGKTGTTDEAGYCLILMEKDSSDNPYISIVMGASEKPVLYEDMTSLIEAIPSGQQ; from the coding sequence GTGAGATGTATAAGTAGAGCAAAAAGTGCCGCACTGGTATGTGTGGCATCGATAAGTCTGTTTACAGGTGGTTGCATCGGAGGAAAAGGAGCAACACCTGTGACAGCATATGAACTTAAAAATTATAATCAGGATTTATACCAGGGAAAGCTTTATGCAGAGGAGCTGTGTGTAGCACAAAATGATGTGGCGTTACAGGGCTATACAGAAGATAATGAATTGCACAGTGCTGCATTATTTGATCTTACAGGAGAACGTGTATTATATTCTTATAAAGCGCATGAACGACTGTATCCTGCCAGTACAACCAAGATCATGACGGCACTTCTCGCTATTGAGAATGCAAATTTGGATGACCAGGTGACGATCAGTGGAAACGCAGATGCATCCAGTTTTTCGGCGGATGCGCAGGTGTGCGGCCTTGCGAAAGGAGAAGTCTGGACACTCAGGGATCTTTTGGGAGCTCTTCTTTTGTATTCTGGAAATGATGCAGCAACTGCAATCGCGGAATATGTAGGTGGATCAGAAGAAGCGTTTGTTAATATGATGAACCGCAGAGCCCAGGAATTGATGGCGAACGGGACTCATTTTATGAATCCGCACGGACTGCATGATGACAATCATTATACAACAGCGTATGACCTTTATCTGATATTTAATGAGTGCATAAAGCATGAAGATTTTGTAAATATCATACAGAGTGAAGCATATACCGCATATTATACAGATGTGGACGGTAACAGCCAGGAGGTGTTGTTTACACCGACCAATCTCTATGCGCAGGGAGAGGTGGATGTGCCGGAGAATGTTACGATCGTAGGCGGGAAGACCGGGACAACGGATGAAGCAGGATATTGTCTGATTCTGATGGAAAAAGATTCCAGTGACAATCCATACATATCGATTGTTATGGGAGCCTCAGAAAAACCGGTTCTGTATGAGGATATGACATCATTGATCGAGGCAATCCCGTCTGGTCAGCAGTAA
- a CDS encoding DUF378 domain-containing protein translates to MKWFDNTALTVVIIGAVNWLLIGIFRLDLIAWLFGNMSWLSRIVYTIVGLCGLYLISLFGRIGSMSES, encoded by the coding sequence ATGAAATGGTTTGATAATACAGCACTCACCGTTGTGATCATCGGTGCTGTGAACTGGCTTCTGATCGGTATATTCCGTCTGGATCTTATTGCCTGGCTTTTTGGAAACATGTCATGGCTCTCACGTATCGTCTACACGATCGTCGGACTGTGTGGACTCTACCTGATCAGTCTTTTTGGTAGAATCGGATCCATGTCCGAATCTTAA
- a CDS encoding methylglyoxal synthase produces the protein MNIGLIAHDSKKTLMQNFCIAYRGILSKHELYATGTTGRLIEEVTNLSIHKYLAGPLGGKQQLGAQIAQNGIDALIFLRDPQNPKPHEPDVNDVIRLCDMHNIPMATNLATAEIIILALDRGDLDWREMYK, from the coding sequence ATGAATATCGGACTTATTGCGCATGACTCTAAGAAAACACTGATGCAGAATTTCTGTATTGCATATCGTGGGATTTTGAGCAAGCATGAGTTGTATGCGACCGGTACAACCGGCCGGCTGATCGAAGAAGTTACTAATCTTTCTATTCACAAATATCTTGCGGGACCGCTGGGCGGCAAACAACAGCTCGGTGCGCAGATTGCACAGAATGGAATTGATGCTCTGATCTTTCTTCGGGATCCACAGAATCCAAAGCCACATGAACCGGATGTAAATGATGTCATTCGTCTTTGTGACATGCACAACATCCCGATGGCTACCAATCTTGCAACGGCAGAAATCATTATACTTGCATTAGACAGAGGAGACTTGGATTGGCGTGAGATGTATAAGTAG
- a CDS encoding FtsW/RodA/SpoVE family cell cycle protein → MRLPKKTKPYHLKDVKFGLVISVIAISIIGVMVIGSAKQAVQGRQIIGLVAGVILMIILSMIDYVWLLNFYWILYGINIIALVCVKLFGTNVNGAQRWIDIGVTNFQPSELSKILVVLFFAKFLMNHEDDLNSAATILKAVGLIAPTLILIVLQPDLSTTLSIALVFCAMMYLAGLSYRFIGTLIAILVPVTIIFISIVVQPNQPFLHDYQQKRILAWLEPQKYASDEAYQQNNAIMAIGSGQLTGKGLNNNTTTSVKNGNFISEPQTDFIFAIVGEELGFVGCCIVIGLLLLIVVQCILIGLRAQDLAGRIICCGVAAQIGFQSFINIGVATGILPNTGIPLPFVSYGLTSLISLYMGIGIVLNIGLQPKKYQ, encoded by the coding sequence GTGAGATTACCAAAAAAGACAAAACCTTATCATTTAAAAGATGTGAAATTCGGTCTGGTCATTTCTGTTATTGCTATATCGATTATTGGAGTTATGGTAATCGGAAGTGCAAAGCAGGCAGTACAGGGAAGACAGATCATAGGACTTGTCGCCGGAGTGATCCTGATGATCATTCTTTCGATGATAGACTATGTATGGCTTCTGAACTTTTACTGGATTTTATACGGGATCAATATCATTGCACTGGTATGTGTAAAGCTGTTTGGAACCAATGTAAATGGTGCACAGCGGTGGATCGATATCGGAGTGACGAATTTTCAGCCATCAGAGCTCAGCAAAATACTGGTTGTCTTATTCTTTGCAAAATTTCTGATGAATCATGAGGATGATCTGAACAGTGCTGCAACCATCCTGAAAGCAGTAGGACTGATTGCACCAACACTGATCCTGATCGTTCTTCAGCCAGACCTTTCAACAACCTTATCCATAGCGCTTGTTTTTTGTGCTATGATGTATCTGGCGGGACTGAGTTATCGATTTATCGGAACCCTGATTGCGATTCTGGTTCCGGTTACGATTATTTTTATCAGTATTGTTGTACAGCCAAATCAGCCATTTCTGCACGATTATCAGCAAAAGCGTATTCTGGCATGGCTGGAACCGCAGAAATATGCAAGTGATGAAGCTTACCAGCAGAATAATGCAATTATGGCGATTGGTTCCGGACAGCTTACCGGTAAAGGACTGAATAATAATACAACCACATCTGTGAAGAACGGAAATTTTATTTCTGAGCCACAGACAGACTTTATTTTTGCAATTGTAGGTGAAGAATTAGGTTTTGTGGGTTGCTGTATCGTGATTGGTCTGTTATTATTGATTGTAGTACAATGCATATTGATAGGACTCAGGGCACAAGATCTGGCGGGGCGGATTATTTGCTGCGGTGTAGCCGCGCAGATAGGATTTCAGTCGTTTATCAATATCGGCGTGGCAACAGGGATCTTACCAAATACAGGAATTCCCCTTCCGTTTGTTAGTTACGGACTGACTTCGCTTATCAGCTTATATATGGGAATTGGCATTGTATTAAATATAGGGCTTCAGCCTAAAAAATATCAGTAA
- a CDS encoding TIGR01212 family radical SAM protein (This family includes YhcC from E. coli K-12, an uncharacterized radical SAM protein.), with amino-acid sequence MLYYKYSDYLKNKYGEKVYKLPVNLPVTCPNRLDGDGCAFCAGAGTGFEAMSAAVSVTEQLTRTRQMITRKYHANKYIAYFQNYTNTFLPPDRFRSYLMEATRIPGVVEISVSTRPDCVSAEYLDIMRDIRAMTGIQMNVELGLQTANYHTLQMIDRGHGLAEFIDAVLRIKRYTGISICTHVILNLPGDTAADAKETARILTALGVDIVKLHSLYIARNTRLCDWYENGKITVCSKEEYFERVITFLEQIPETVAVERMFSRIPEKDAVFCNWGCSWWRLRDELLQKMEEEGRYQGKCCDYLNGAALCLLKSE; translated from the coding sequence ATGTTATATTATAAATATTCGGATTACCTGAAAAACAAATATGGTGAAAAAGTATACAAGCTTCCGGTGAACCTTCCGGTCACATGTCCGAACCGTCTTGACGGAGATGGATGTGCATTCTGTGCCGGTGCAGGAACCGGATTTGAGGCAATGTCGGCTGCAGTTTCTGTCACAGAACAGTTGACACGGACCAGACAGATGATCACGAGAAAATACCATGCCAACAAATATATTGCATATTTTCAGAATTATACCAATACCTTTCTTCCTCCGGATAGATTTCGCAGTTATCTGATGGAGGCTACCAGGATTCCGGGTGTCGTGGAGATATCTGTTTCCACAAGACCGGATTGTGTTTCGGCTGAGTATCTTGATATTATGAGAGATATTCGCGCAATGACCGGAATTCAGATGAATGTAGAACTTGGATTACAGACAGCAAATTATCATACACTGCAGATGATCGACAGGGGACATGGTCTTGCAGAATTTATCGATGCAGTACTGCGGATTAAAAGATATACTGGTATTTCAATCTGTACCCATGTGATTCTTAATCTTCCGGGAGATACGGCAGCGGATGCAAAAGAGACTGCAAGAATCCTTACTGCGCTTGGTGTGGATATTGTGAAACTGCATTCGCTTTATATTGCCAGAAATACACGGTTGTGTGATTGGTATGAAAATGGTAAAATAACGGTATGTTCAAAGGAAGAATATTTTGAAAGAGTGATTACGTTTCTTGAACAGATTCCGGAAACCGTGGCAGTAGAACGAATGTTTTCAAGAATTCCTGAGAAAGATGCGGTGTTCTGTAACTGGGGATGCAGCTGGTGGAGGCTGAGGGACGAACTGCTGCAGAAGATGGAAGAGGAAGGCAGGTATCAGGGTAAGTGCTGTGATTATCTGAATGGTGCGGCACTGTGCCTGTTAAAATCCGAATAG